The DNA window CTGCTCTCGTTGCCATCCTAATTGTTACACTCGTAGCAACCATAAACATTTCCTTTCAACACCCTCCCTAAGTACTCGCACTATAGTCACACTCCATTTAACGAACCAAAAACTCCAGCCCTTGTGTTGTCCCTGCGCATATGATCATTTCAAACCCCTATTTGTCATCTGTATTTGACCAAACATCAACAGCTAATGCATTTCAACAATTTGCCTTCTCTCTCTGCCCTATGGACGGCTTTCTTGTCCAAAATGAGCACTCTCACTACAAAATCATGGTCAAGAATGCATTATTTCTATCCCGCAAATCGTTACTTTCTATCTCTAATGCAACACAACACCAATGGGAGGGATCCCTTTCTCTATGAGTGAAGCTCTGTGTGATGAGCACAAATGAATGAGCACGTCATAATCCATTCTGCTTGTGCGCCTATCGACACTGGTTGGCATCAAATTGACCCCGTCTGTGGCTTGAAGCGCTCCAATTTGATATCAATAAGTGATCATTTTATTTGCCTCTCATCATTTTCTTGACAGTTCCCTTTCGCTCAGTTGCAATCATACATCCAACCCCCtgccctccctccttctcttttgtttacgtagCCAACACTTGTATAGATTTACGACGACACTAtcaatgacaaaacaataacaaacaatagTGTTTTAATATGTAAACACGAAGGAGTTAGCAGTGGCAACGAGACACATTCAGCCCCTCTTGGGAAAATGAAGGTGGTCCTAAGAAGGACCGGAGAAGGGTTATTGTGGATGCGAGATCCGCGACTTGATGCGTCTAACCACCGAAGCCGTACAGAGTACGACCCTGGCGTTTGAGGGCGTAGACCACATCCATGGCGGTCACAGTCTTCCTCTTGGCGTGCTCAGTGTACGTGACGGCATCACGGATCACGTTCTCCAGGAATACCTTGAGAACTCCGCGAGTCTCCTCGTAGATGAGACCAGAGATACGCTTGACACCGCCACGGCGAGCCAGACGACGGATAGCGGGCTTGGTGATACCCTGGATGTTATCACGCAAAACTTTCCTGTGACGCTTGGCGCCCCCCTTTCCGAGACCCTTTCCTCCTTTACCACGGCCAGTCATGATGAATGTTTCTACGAGTCGTGCGATTCGAGAATGCTTCTCAGCTCGAGGATGATGCTTCTGTCCCACGGACATGCGTCCATTAGGGAGGGGATTTGTTCATACGCTATTGGCTttgggagggaggaaggaaggggcACCTGTCTACAAGGGAGGTGCAGAATTGAAATCCGCTATAAATTAATGATAACATCTGTTGGATAAAAGAATATGGTAAGGGAATATATTTTCACACGCTTGTGGTGGGGATGGGCAGGTAAAGGAATGTATATTTATTTTTTCCGCTGTTAAAATTGATAAAACTCAGCAGCCGCCTTATATACAGCAGACGCGGGCCCGTGAGAAAGCAAAACACCGCTCCACAAGCGTGAACTTTGATTGGCTGAGAGAGCGAAGAGTCGCCTCGCTCTATTTTCACAcccactgtctgtgtctgtgtctgtgtctgtgtctgtgtcactggTCACTGTCACTGGTCACTGTCACTGGTCACTgtccactgtcactgtcagcaaATGTCTTCAGCTCAAGTAAAACACATCATATCTCAAATTGCTCATACCCAGCCCCAACCTGCAATGTGAAAAGTCTGTGTGGCAGGAATTGCAGCTATATGATCATTTAGAtacattgctgcaaagaaggacatcattatcattatcattatagCCTGCGGCACATCGATTCAAGTTGTACATTCTCCATGTGAATGTGATGCAACTTGAAGCCTGCTCACTTGAAACGTTGCTTGTTGGCGTAGCAACTCGATTCACCTtaccttcttcgtcttcttgttcttgttcttgttctttttgttcttgttcttgttcttcttcttctgccttcgtgggctgaaactcccacgcacactcgtgtttttgcacgagtggaattttacgtgtatgaccgttttttccccgccattaaggcagccatacgccgctttcggaggaagcatgctgggtattttcgtgtttctataacccaccgaactctgacatggattacaggatcttttccgtgcgcacttggtcttgtgcttgcgtgtacacacgaagggggatacgccactagcaggtctgcacataagttgacctgggagatcggaaaaatctccacacttaacagGCCGGGCCTGGATTCGatccctcgaccttccgattactagaggccgacgtcttaccaccccgccacagcgcccgtcggatTCACCTTATCAATTAGGCTTCACATTCACTTGTCATCCACGTTTGTTTTGATGCGATCACCTACCGTAGGCAGGGTTCAGGCAGGCACCCGTGGTGCATGTGGTTGTTGGACAAAAGCGTTTTTGTGGCTGTGATTTGTGCATGCCTTGACTATTTTCATCTGTACAacattgtgtatgtatgtatgtatgtatgtatgtatgtatgtatgtatgtatgtatgtatgtatgtatgtatgtatgtatgtatgtatgtatgtatgtatgtatgtatgtatgtatgtatgtatgtatgtatgtatgtatgtatgtatgtatgtatgtatgtatgtatgtatgtatgtatgtatgtatgtatgttccTGATATGACTTTATCTATGTGATTTGCTGGATGGCACAAAGCAGCCTCTGCctgataataataaaacaagtcgcgtaaggcaaaaatactttttcagcaagaccgtatattcgtagcatcgtaagtccaccgctcgtggcaaaggcagtgaaattgacaagaagagcggggtagttagtagttgcgctgagaaggatagcacgcttttctgtacctctcttcgttttaactttttgagcgtgtttttaatccaaacatatcatatctatatgtttttggaatcaggaacggacaagaaataagatgaaagtgtttttaaattgatttcgaaaatttaattttcatcataatttttatatttttaattttcagagcttgtttttaatccaaatataacatatttatatgtttttggaatcacaaaatgatgaagaataagatgaacgtaaatttggatcgttttataaaaaaattgctaaaacaaatacatccggggatatcattcccaggaactctcatgtaaaatgtcataaagatcggtctgtttggtctgaatcgctctacacacacacacacgcacagacagacagacagacagacagacagacagacagacagacacagacagacacagacacacagagacacacagacacagacagacagacagacacagacagacacacacacacacacacacacacatacacacacacacacacacatacatacatacatacatacatacatacatacatacatacatacatacatacatacatacatacatacatacatacatacatacatacatacatacatacgaccctcgtctcgattccccctctatgttaaaacatttagtcaaaacttgactaaatgtaatgagggtTTATTAATTTTAACCCTTGGTCTATTCGCACTTTCATGACGACTTGTTGTGATGCTGATTATTATtgaatttgtgtatgtgtaatgATGTTGTTTACGTCTGAATTGTGTAGTGGCTATAAGTAATAACAACCCCCAAAACGGCTGGGACATTGACGACAAAAAACAGaaccaaaacaacacaacaccactTTTTCACTGGCAAAGCAAGCAACGAGACGTCTATCTCTCTTGGGAAAAAATAGGTGGTCCTGAGAAGGACCTGTTGTAGAAGAAGGTGAAAGAGGCAAAGTTGTTATGCCTTGCCACCGGGAGCCTTGGTCTGGGACTTCTTGGGCAGAAGCACAGCCTGGATGTTGGGCAGCACACCACCCTGGGCGATGGTCACACCCGACAGAAGTTTGTTCAACTCCTCGTCGTTGCGGATGGCCAGCTGCAGGTGACGGGGGATGATTCTCGTCTTCTTGTTGTCGCGGGCAGCGTTGCCTGCCAACTCCAGGACCTCAGCGGCCAAGTACTCGAGCACGGCAGCCAGGTACACGGGGGCACCGGCACCCACACGCTCGGCGTAGTTGCCCTTGCGCAACAGACGGTGGATACGACCCACGGGGAACTGAAGTCCAGCACGGGACGAGCGAGACTTGCTCTTTCCCTTAACCTTTCCTCCTTTGCCGCGACCAGACATGATGCAAGTTGGATGATGTTTGAAAAATTCGTACGCAAAGCGAACGAATCCAATAATGCCAACGCCGACGCGACCGACCCCTTTTATACCCATCACTAGCCCTCCAACTGCACGTCGAGTCAACGGCAAAATCCACCAATGGCGAGCGCCCCTTTGGCGGCACTGCCGGCGCGAGTGTTTGCGCACTGTATAAAAGAGCGCGGTCGGCTTGGCGGCGCTACCCTCCATAAAAAATGCTTTATAACTGTAAACAATAAAATCATCAAACCAAGTAACACCGTAAAATTCCTAGGTGTTACGGTCGAAAAAAATCTTTCATGGTCTGTCCATATTGAGAATCTCGTCCAAAAAGCCCAACGTGCGTTAGGTATATTAAAAATACTAAATAGCGAACCCTGGGCCCGAGGCCAAAAGTTTCTCCTGACCATCGTCAATGCGCTGATCAGATCACGCTTGACGTACGGTCAGGAGGCTTTCTTTTCCGCCAGCGCAGAGGCCCTAGGCCGCCTCCGTGGGGTGGAGTGCAAGGCGCTTCGCATAGCGCTGGGGCTCCCCCCCTGGGCCAGCAGGACTGCTGTGTACCAGGAGGCTGGCTGGATGAGTCTTGATGACAAACGCCGCCTCTGCGCTGCGCGTTACTATGTGCGTGCGGGACGTGTGGACAACACGGTAAACGATGTGCTTGAAAAATTCCCACAGTACGAAAATATGTCAGTCACGAACAAACGGGGTCTCCGTGTGATGACAAggtgccagccactgataaaTTATATTAAACCCATCTTAAACCACAGTATAACCAATAAAGCCATACCTGATAAAATACCtgttcctccttatcccccctGGTTGCTTGAAACGCCTGTTTTTCATTGCGACCTGGGGACGGAGGCCACAAAGCAGGATAACCCTCATTTTCTGGCCATGTTGGCCAACGACCTTCTCCATACTAAATTTTCCCAGCACCTAAAGATTTTTACAGACGGCTCTAAGCTAGATAATGGGAGGGTAGGCTGCGCCTTTGTCATCCCGGAACTAAAAGTCACTAAGCACTACCGCCTGAACGACGGAGTGTCTATTTTTACAGCTGAACTGTTTGCCATTCTTATGGCCCTCACATACATTAATGATATTCCAGTTAACCCCCACTGTATCGTGTTATGCACTGACTCTCTGTCATCAGTACAAGCGCTTCTGTACGGTTCTAGTAACCGTATGGAGCTGTTATATGACATAAAATTAATCTGCCATCAAATTATCTCTGCTGGCACCCCCGTGGACATACAGTGGGTTCCGTCCCACGTAGGGCTCACGGGGAACGAAATGGCTGACGCTGCCGCCAAATTGGCGACAGGGTCTCCTGATGTGACCACAGACGTAGGCTTTTCCCTCCCGGAGGTTTACTCCAAGCTCTATGCAGCAGGGAGGGCCTTAGTACCTAACAATGTTATTAAACTTGAGACACCCACGTTCCCCTCAGCACTAACCCAAATATATAGGAGACTCCGCACTAGAGCCACAAAGTTTAAAATCTTTAAACCATTGTGCTCGTGCGGGTCTCCCATCAGCTATAACCACATTTTTGAAAATTGCAACGCCAATATCATTTCTTTTAGAGTCCTGCGCGATCATGGCCTAGCCTTTGGACTAGGCCCGCAGGACTACCTAACAAAACATAAAGACCTGGGCTGGTCGCACTCTCTTTTGATGTGTCGATCGGTCTACCACTCAACCATGGGAGCGTGGGTGTAGTCTGCCGTTGTCCACACTCCTGCCGCACTTTAGGGTTAGACGTCTCCTGCCCCCGTTCACCATCCCCAGCCTAACAGAACGGACGGGCTATAAATACAGTGCCGCGTTCAAAAAGGTTCTCAACCGGCCCATCCCCCAACTCCCAGTGTGTACAGGTTGGTACACACTTCCCTATCCCACCTTCCCCACTCCACCCCTACCCCAGGAGGACGGGGGATTGTGTTGAGACGTCGCCCTAACCTTACCACACCTCAACAGTCGCCACCATATTATGTGTACCAGCGCCCGCCGAGTGGGGATCGAAGGACAGTGCTTGTTCCACCCTACAGGCGGGTGACTGTACACCAGACCTTTTTGTTGGTGTGCGAGATCTCGCCGGTACCCG is part of the Littorina saxatilis isolate snail1 linkage group LG6, US_GU_Lsax_2.0, whole genome shotgun sequence genome and encodes:
- the LOC138968119 gene encoding histone H4 gives rise to the protein MTGRGKGGKGLGKGGAKRHRKVLRDNIQGITKPAIRRLARRGGVKRISGLIYEETRGVLKVFLENVIRDAVTYTEHAKRKTVTAMDVVYALKRQGRTLYGFGG
- the LOC138968120 gene encoding histone H2A-like, with the protein product MGIKGVGRVGVGIIGFVRFAYEFFKHHPTCIMSGRGKGGKVKGKSKSRSSRAGLQFPVGRIHRLLRKGNYAERVGAGAPVYLAAVLEYLAAEVLELAGNAARDNKKTRIIPRHLQLAIRNDEELNKLLSGVTIAQGGVLPNIQAVLLPKKSQTKAPGGKA